In Gimesia benthica, a single window of DNA contains:
- a CDS encoding sigma-70 family RNA polymerase sigma factor, whose protein sequence is MTEESSEINDLLQRASEGDDAAVDQLFSQHRERLKRMVRLRMSPRLQGRIDESDVLQESYLYIFNKLTDYMDNPAVPFYLWLRHMTGLKLTEIHRRHLGTQLRDADREVSIYRGALPEANSMSLAAHLLGQLTSPSEAAIKAEMRIKLQEALNGMDPVDREIIALRHFEQLSGNEAASVLGLSKTGASSRYVRAITRLKSILSQFPEFSD, encoded by the coding sequence ATGACTGAAGAATCAAGCGAAATCAATGACCTGTTGCAACGGGCATCCGAGGGGGATGACGCCGCTGTGGATCAACTCTTTTCACAGCATCGCGAGCGTCTCAAGCGGATGGTGCGCCTGCGGATGAGTCCGCGGTTGCAGGGACGCATTGACGAATCCGATGTACTCCAGGAATCCTATCTTTATATTTTTAATAAACTTACGGACTACATGGATAACCCGGCTGTGCCCTTTTATCTCTGGTTGAGGCATATGACGGGCTTGAAACTGACTGAAATTCACCGTCGTCATCTGGGCACTCAACTGCGGGACGCCGACCGTGAGGTTTCCATCTATCGAGGAGCTTTACCCGAAGCGAACTCGATGTCACTGGCAGCACATCTGCTGGGGCAGCTGACGTCTCCATCGGAGGCGGCGATCAAAGCGGAAATGCGGATCAAACTTCAGGAAGCCCTGAATGGCATGGATCCGGTCGACCGCGAGATTATTGCCTTGAGACACTTTGAACAGTTGAGTGGGAACGAAGCAGCGTCTGTACTGGGGCTCAGTAAAACGGGAGCCAGCAGCCGTTACGTTCGAGCCATCACCCGACTGAAATCAATTCTATCGCAGTTTCCAGAGTTCTCTGATTAA
- a CDS encoding sigma-70 family RNA polymerase sigma factor, which produces MSKLNSQQLLEMYQAGENEAATVLFDRYVARLIALARSRIGARLRRRIDPEDVMQSAYRSFFVHARVGEYQLQKTGDLWRLLAGITLNKLYGQIEKHTAGKRSIDREAPPDAILATATVPEPSPSEVVAIIEDLSLFIQDLPPEERLVLTASLQGQENAEISSTIGKSERTVRRLLANARNKLEQRLLHHNTPEADSQPPAEEYAAPLRYENYVLEQLLGSGGMGKVFRARVKGTQQKVAIKALHKKRQSDRRAVSQFVKEAQVLTKLQHPHLVRVEGLGRFPHGGYFMVMDFIDGVDLQSQLETGPFTTPEAVSIILHVADAIGYAHDQDIIHCDLKPANILRDQRGNIRVTDFGFAYLIAGSATPVNSIGGTAGYLAPEILNRQSLPAPTTDIFSLGVLLWTLITGTLPVSPFKLTGVKQQQTPVARIVKRCLSPTPQNRFQTISELQQALLTLQ; this is translated from the coding sequence GTGTCGAAATTGAATTCACAACAACTGCTGGAGATGTATCAGGCAGGCGAGAACGAAGCAGCGACGGTCCTGTTTGACCGTTACGTCGCACGTCTCATCGCCCTGGCGCGGAGCCGTATCGGGGCCAGGCTCCGTCGTCGAATCGATCCCGAGGATGTCATGCAGTCCGCTTATCGCAGTTTTTTCGTGCATGCCCGGGTCGGAGAGTACCAGTTGCAAAAGACGGGGGACCTCTGGCGTCTGCTGGCAGGCATCACACTGAATAAGCTCTACGGTCAGATTGAAAAGCACACGGCGGGAAAGAGAAGTATTGATCGTGAAGCACCTCCAGACGCCATTCTCGCGACTGCAACCGTTCCCGAACCTTCGCCATCAGAGGTCGTCGCGATCATTGAAGACTTAAGCCTGTTCATCCAGGACCTGCCTCCGGAAGAACGACTCGTCCTCACGGCCAGCCTCCAGGGGCAGGAGAATGCAGAGATCAGCAGCACCATCGGGAAATCAGAGAGAACCGTCCGGCGTCTGCTGGCAAATGCCCGCAATAAGCTGGAACAACGCTTGTTGCATCACAACACGCCCGAGGCTGACTCTCAGCCCCCCGCAGAGGAATACGCTGCCCCCTTGCGCTATGAGAATTACGTGCTCGAACAGTTACTCGGTTCAGGTGGCATGGGCAAGGTATTTCGCGCCAGAGTGAAAGGCACACAACAGAAAGTCGCCATCAAGGCACTGCATAAAAAACGCCAGTCCGACAGGCGTGCCGTCTCGCAGTTCGTCAAAGAGGCACAGGTTCTCACGAAGTTACAGCACCCGCATCTCGTACGCGTCGAAGGCCTGGGACGATTCCCCCACGGGGGCTACTTCATGGTGATGGACTTTATTGACGGCGTCGATTTGCAGTCGCAACTGGAAACCGGCCCTTTTACCACCCCAGAAGCGGTCAGCATCATTCTTCACGTCGCAGACGCCATCGGTTATGCACACGACCAGGACATCATTCATTGTGACCTCAAACCGGCGAACATCCTGCGTGATCAACGGGGCAACATTCGAGTAACGGATTTCGGCTTCGCCTATCTGATTGCAGGCAGCGCCACACCAGTCAACAGCATCGGCGGAACCGCAGGATATCTCGCCCCGGAAATCCTCAATCGCCAGAGTCTGCCCGCACCCACAACCGACATATTCAGCCTGGGTGTGTTGCTCTGGACTCTGATCACCGGCACGCTACCCGTATCCCCGTTCAAACTGACCGGAGTGAAGCAGCAACAGACCCCCGTAGCCCGAATCGTCAAACGCTGTCTCTCCCCAACGCCTCAAAACCGCTTTCAGACAATCAGCGAACTGCAACAGGCACTGCTGACACTTCAATAA
- a CDS encoding patatin-like phospholipase family protein, with protein MPKYGLALSGGGFRATLYHLGVVRFLRDIGALKEVTDIASVSGGSILAAHLALNWDRYTGDEDSFNAAAQEVIELIQFDVRNHIVRRMPLQALLSLLSRLHLWNSRNITPNAILERYYRDRLYGDRCIYELPEQPMLHILTTNVSSGGMSVFNRNGLYIQTRSDDGNTSFRHIPGEMAGIPKVVGASSAFPGFFPPAEINAEDLGVQEGEFPTEYFTDGGVYDNLGLRTFFWLKDHGASFDQVFVSDAGKPFQILTEGALGFVGQMVRASEISMDRVWQLEQERFHSTPGFVFFPMTNMVELEDDPTAMHPVIQAEVQGIRTDLDHFSNLEVTALAMHGYEVSRNVCRQEKVFGDQELPACPPWGPKLKLAESPLAAETREPGSHEPAHATRISRELRKSSRRRIWGTLLDWLDWPSYIYVAIAFVILILAPYKFYQFYQISQTQKMIITAIKLGDNDIHQILDLVTIDPTQNWVSAAVQEKPDPSQVSYAGFEVLEHNRIIDLRHWNPDAETEEQRGLIYLRDRITFKKLPTYKGDGHLVFQVPVRDQKMQFRQPHNRLQCSITRITNPVDLHGQKRRIYEFDYDVSELPPDESTTIEMEVLLDYPNSARAPFRLHTKTDLIAVWLLFPTDRPYHTYSLLSYPIDGSEAPRLMNPRYNINHPYGSLIGWSVVNPDENRIYECRWTFE; from the coding sequence ATGCCCAAGTATGGTCTCGCACTTTCTGGAGGTGGTTTTCGTGCCACGCTGTATCACCTGGGAGTCGTCCGCTTCCTGAGGGATATCGGGGCCCTGAAAGAGGTCACAGATATTGCCTCGGTCTCAGGCGGCAGTATCCTGGCGGCGCATCTGGCATTGAACTGGGATCGTTATACGGGTGACGAGGACAGTTTTAATGCCGCTGCCCAGGAAGTGATCGAACTGATCCAGTTCGACGTTCGTAATCACATCGTCCGCCGGATGCCCTTGCAGGCACTGCTCAGTCTCCTCTCCCGACTGCACTTGTGGAATTCCCGCAACATCACCCCCAATGCGATTCTGGAACGCTACTATCGAGACCGGCTCTACGGGGATCGCTGTATCTACGAACTCCCCGAGCAGCCGATGCTCCACATCCTGACGACGAATGTCAGCAGCGGCGGGATGTCTGTCTTCAATCGAAACGGACTGTATATCCAGACACGGAGCGATGACGGTAATACGTCCTTCAGGCACATTCCCGGTGAAATGGCAGGCATCCCCAAAGTAGTGGGTGCCTCGTCTGCATTTCCCGGATTCTTCCCCCCGGCAGAGATCAACGCAGAAGACCTCGGGGTGCAGGAAGGAGAATTTCCGACAGAGTACTTTACCGACGGAGGCGTCTATGACAACCTCGGCCTCCGTACGTTTTTCTGGCTAAAGGATCACGGTGCCAGTTTCGATCAGGTTTTTGTCAGTGATGCGGGTAAGCCGTTTCAGATTCTGACAGAGGGGGCATTGGGATTTGTCGGTCAGATGGTGCGTGCGTCTGAAATCTCCATGGACCGGGTCTGGCAACTGGAACAGGAACGCTTTCATTCGACGCCCGGATTCGTCTTCTTCCCCATGACGAACATGGTCGAACTTGAGGATGATCCGACGGCCATGCATCCTGTGATCCAGGCGGAAGTTCAGGGAATCCGCACGGACCTCGATCATTTCTCAAATCTCGAAGTGACGGCCCTCGCGATGCATGGGTACGAAGTGTCACGGAATGTCTGCCGCCAGGAAAAAGTCTTTGGCGATCAGGAATTACCCGCCTGCCCCCCCTGGGGCCCGAAGCTGAAACTGGCGGAATCTCCTCTCGCGGCAGAAACAAGAGAACCGGGCAGCCACGAACCAGCACATGCAACGCGGATCTCCCGGGAATTACGCAAGTCGAGCAGACGTCGGATCTGGGGAACGCTGTTAGACTGGCTGGACTGGCCCAGCTACATTTATGTTGCCATTGCCTTCGTCATCTTGATTCTGGCTCCATATAAATTCTACCAGTTTTATCAGATCTCGCAGACGCAGAAGATGATCATCACTGCGATCAAGCTGGGTGACAACGACATTCATCAGATTCTCGACCTGGTCACCATCGATCCCACGCAGAACTGGGTGAGCGCGGCGGTCCAGGAAAAACCCGATCCTTCCCAGGTCAGTTATGCAGGATTTGAAGTACTCGAGCACAACCGGATCATCGATCTACGTCACTGGAATCCCGATGCAGAGACAGAGGAGCAGAGAGGACTCATTTATCTCAGAGACCGAATCACATTTAAGAAACTGCCCACCTACAAGGGTGACGGACACCTGGTATTTCAAGTGCCTGTACGAGACCAGAAAATGCAGTTTCGGCAACCCCACAATCGATTACAGTGCAGCATCACCCGCATAACGAATCCCGTCGATCTCCATGGCCAGAAACGGAGGATCTACGAGTTCGATTACGATGTCTCCGAACTCCCCCCGGATGAATCTACGACGATAGAAATGGAAGTCCTGCTCGATTACCCCAACTCCGCACGCGCACCGTTCCGACTGCACACGAAAACAGATTTGATTGCCGTCTGGCTGCTGTTTCCCACAGACCGTCCTTACCATACCTATAGTCTGTTGAGCTATCCCATCGACGGAAGTGAAGCACCACGATTGATGAATCCCCGTTATAACATCAATCATCCTTATGGCTCATTAATTGGCTGGTCGGTCGTCAATCCAGATGAAAATCGCATTTATGAATGTCGCTGGACCTTCGAGTAA
- a CDS encoding ferredoxin family protein has protein sequence MAFVVTAPCVGCKDTSCVLVCPCDCFHEGEQMLYIDPEECIDCYACQAECPVDAIFFEDDVPEQWQSFIQLNAEMVTQTPAITEKKTPLK, from the coding sequence ATGGCGTTCGTTGTGACCGCTCCCTGTGTGGGATGCAAAGACACAAGCTGCGTTCTCGTTTGCCCCTGCGACTGCTTTCACGAGGGGGAGCAGATGCTCTACATCGATCCGGAAGAGTGCATTGACTGCTACGCGTGCCAGGCGGAATGCCCCGTGGATGCGATCTTTTTTGAAGATGATGTCCCGGAGCAGTGGCAGAGTTTTATTCAGCTCAATGCCGAGATGGTAACTCAGACTCCTGCGATCACAGAGAAAAAAACGCCTTTAAAGTGA
- a CDS encoding DUF4304 domain-containing protein, protein MQKVRTQLKEHLVPELRNLGFKGSFPHFRRIREQRIHLLTFQFDKYGTGRFVIELAVAPRGPFTTSWGKEIAEGKLTVHDLNERQRLGAIEGGDQWFSIEPHISETVDEILELLQTKGQKFLDSKN, encoded by the coding sequence GTGCAAAAAGTTCGTACTCAACTCAAAGAACACCTTGTTCCCGAGTTACGTAATCTGGGCTTCAAAGGTTCTTTCCCTCACTTCAGACGAATTCGTGAACAACGAATTCACCTGCTGACTTTCCAGTTCGACAAATATGGCACTGGTCGTTTCGTAATTGAGCTTGCAGTAGCTCCCCGAGGTCCTTTCACAACGTCCTGGGGTAAGGAAATCGCAGAGGGCAAACTGACGGTCCATGATTTGAATGAACGTCAGAGGCTGGGCGCAATAGAGGGTGGCGATCAATGGTTTTCGATTGAACCACACATCAGTGAAACAGTAGATGAGATATTAGAACTGTTACAGACCAAGGGACAAAAGTTTCTGGATTCAAAAAATTGA
- a CDS encoding WD40 repeat domain-containing serine/threonine-protein kinase: protein MRDVNSNSQVIAELAEEFVERYRRGERPPVSEYTAKHPELAEEIQEFISALVMVENLAPLDEGSADTPAAGSPAKPKQLGDYRIIREAGRGGMGVVYEAEQISLGRHVALKVLPQQVLLDASQKRRFVREAKAAAKLHHTNIVPVFGVGEEDGLQYYVMQFIQGLGLDEVLEEIKRLQNDASLSDSVPVIELGQPTGEAVSASRMARSLMLNGLSPTIIANDSVDDEEGAFAATEQFSDAASQTSLDETVPNQPCDATGRSGSLSLPGQSSEAGSRLQQKQLNYWQSVASIGVQVASALAYAHDQGVQHRDIKPSNLLLDLRGTVWITDFGLAKTDDQQNITHTGDILGTLRYMPPEAFEGRSDHRGDLYSLGLTLYEMLAMRPAFDDTDRHQLIKRVSSEAPPRLEKLNPEIPRDLVTIVHKAIDRDPTHRYQTAQELADDLERFIEDEPIKARRISPIERFARWSRRNKTLSSLTVAIALLLMTLVVVTSAFAGHLKQKVDDEVVARKKEQKVREQAVAAEAVAVAAEKEANKKRELAEELRKQAEEAKEKLRYREYVSGMNYAHSLWDAGKINQLKSLLASYIPDPESTEKDLRRFEWYYWWRAVHLAKANLGTGGISGRICLIPEKNLLMVPHYGNRVSIVDTEQRKAIKSFGAPFDWGLKPWVSQDGNEVLYLEKAEKQGERKLVRYHTDTWEPIPQSAFTVPGRHGTFAVSPNGKYIAVSEFLAEKDSVQYPDRVRIYSRDGELITELPPHVESQNDDVNMLCFSPDGNTLVVGYDKGLARARGFLDDPTKLDWKLVQGPTEWETLWFLRKAVDGMAYSPDGRLLATCGYDGLRLWDAETFEPIKPIHYVNMPALRSIAFSPSGKRMAACGVRDHNVYVWSIDSDENDQYFGQHPPIVIHGHDKTVIDIAFTSEDELWTAGAEGATRAWDLKRCQPFNTKRVASDSDQTGLFFHPGRPGLIFCWELREKTNAAGEKTFSAGNARLMSLDNLKVSLPWSPKGKERDKPRAARTVNGQWMVTWNPDDKKLQVQNLLTDEIVGEWDVDYIRSKKMDISLDGKTVAWAQPAENLGDGNWTSSKLTILSVAPGSQPETFQYWTDRGQIGWLKLSPDGTRLAIKGREETDLLDLTRSRPMKIRRLRNIGPDLCGAFSHDGSLLAVGSWNHVIRIHDGQTGEVIRNLNGHSGGVTCLAFAADGKALVTGSSDSTIRLWDPASGELRTTLKEHYDSVESVAISEDGRMIATHGKDHMVRLWQGARGADEILTDNWVGEYYNTKGTQKLRSVLYRESLQDFQRAVRFLPKKSSARHAALFRLAALQFHFGNFDEYRAICREMTAEYAESDDMQIMERTVKICLFSDLKQSPETLAVVSRFSKMISENMARKESQNKGGGFFAKWNYMAQGIAELRQGDYSAAMKSFHKSNNLIKQNEANKVVYGLMANNFFYLAIAAHHAGQTKDAADYYAKAIIKGRIDDSIRESMIENLIILNQVQREVEQLLPDNTRYLSFIERAGEFMNSGNYARAHEDLMAAWNNLPEGSDSRNKAGYQVAILMVQLGFTDDYPSFCQELIKDTENATNPFLLERTIKACAFADVELSEEMTAIMQRHIKYLADHKQQLSETFPLFQNSPHVPLNCGIAEYRMGRYAQADEFLKESQKVGSRTAYEIYKKWVIATSLYYRALVAKKDGRDAEARILFKRATFMRKSIPANGGRYTGSDWIVLLEAQREAEKLID from the coding sequence ATGCGCGACGTGAATTCTAATTCTCAAGTGATTGCCGAACTGGCCGAGGAATTTGTGGAACGCTATCGGCGGGGCGAACGTCCGCCGGTGAGCGAGTACACGGCAAAGCACCCGGAGCTAGCCGAGGAGATCCAGGAATTTATTTCGGCGCTGGTGATGGTGGAAAATCTGGCACCACTTGACGAAGGATCCGCTGACACACCGGCGGCCGGCAGCCCTGCGAAGCCAAAGCAGCTGGGAGATTATCGCATCATCCGCGAAGCGGGGCGGGGCGGGATGGGCGTCGTTTACGAGGCCGAGCAGATTTCGCTGGGGCGACACGTGGCACTCAAAGTGCTGCCGCAACAGGTGCTCCTGGATGCCAGTCAGAAACGTCGGTTTGTCCGAGAGGCGAAAGCGGCGGCGAAACTGCACCACACCAACATTGTGCCTGTGTTTGGAGTAGGAGAAGAAGACGGTCTGCAGTATTACGTGATGCAGTTCATCCAGGGGTTAGGCCTGGACGAAGTGCTCGAAGAAATCAAACGACTGCAGAACGATGCGTCACTGAGCGACTCTGTGCCAGTCATCGAATTGGGGCAACCGACTGGGGAAGCGGTCTCGGCTTCCAGGATGGCTCGTTCCCTGATGCTCAATGGTTTGAGCCCGACGATTATTGCCAATGACTCAGTCGATGATGAGGAGGGGGCGTTTGCAGCGACGGAGCAGTTCTCTGATGCAGCGTCCCAGACGTCATTGGATGAAACGGTTCCGAACCAACCATGTGATGCGACCGGGCGGTCTGGTTCCCTGTCGCTGCCGGGCCAGTCTTCCGAGGCAGGCTCACGACTGCAGCAGAAGCAGCTGAACTACTGGCAAAGCGTCGCGAGTATCGGAGTGCAGGTCGCGTCTGCGCTGGCTTATGCCCACGATCAGGGAGTCCAGCATCGGGACATCAAGCCCAGTAATCTATTGTTGGATTTGCGGGGCACGGTCTGGATCACCGACTTTGGTCTGGCTAAAACCGACGATCAGCAGAACATCACGCATACGGGAGATATTTTAGGGACGTTGCGGTACATGCCACCGGAAGCGTTCGAGGGGCGATCCGATCATCGAGGGGACCTGTATTCGCTGGGATTGACGTTGTATGAAATGCTGGCGATGCGGCCGGCCTTCGATGACACCGATCGGCATCAACTGATCAAGCGGGTCAGCAGCGAAGCGCCGCCGCGACTGGAAAAACTCAATCCCGAAATTCCACGGGACCTGGTAACGATTGTGCATAAAGCCATCGACCGAGATCCGACGCACCGCTACCAGACGGCGCAGGAACTGGCAGATGACCTGGAACGGTTCATTGAAGATGAGCCGATCAAAGCCCGTCGTATTTCCCCCATCGAGCGATTTGCCCGCTGGAGTCGTCGGAATAAAACCTTATCGTCCCTGACCGTTGCCATTGCCCTGCTGTTGATGACGCTGGTGGTGGTCACTTCTGCCTTCGCCGGACATCTGAAACAAAAAGTAGATGATGAAGTTGTCGCGCGGAAGAAAGAACAGAAAGTTCGCGAGCAGGCGGTTGCTGCGGAAGCGGTTGCGGTAGCAGCCGAAAAAGAGGCTAACAAAAAACGCGAACTGGCCGAGGAATTACGAAAACAGGCAGAAGAAGCGAAAGAAAAACTTCGCTACCGGGAATACGTTTCCGGGATGAATTACGCACACTCTCTGTGGGACGCTGGCAAGATTAATCAGTTGAAATCGTTGCTGGCCAGCTATATCCCTGATCCTGAATCCACAGAGAAAGACTTGCGGCGATTCGAATGGTATTACTGGTGGCGCGCGGTTCATCTGGCGAAAGCGAACCTGGGAACCGGCGGGATTTCCGGTCGAATCTGCCTGATTCCTGAAAAGAATCTCCTGATGGTTCCCCACTACGGTAACAGGGTCTCGATTGTCGATACCGAGCAACGTAAAGCGATTAAATCGTTTGGCGCACCCTTTGACTGGGGGCTCAAACCCTGGGTCTCCCAGGATGGGAACGAAGTTCTGTACCTGGAGAAAGCAGAGAAGCAAGGCGAACGCAAGCTGGTGCGTTACCACACCGATACCTGGGAACCGATTCCCCAGTCCGCGTTTACCGTTCCTGGCAGACACGGGACCTTTGCTGTTTCTCCGAATGGGAAGTACATCGCCGTTTCTGAATTCCTTGCTGAAAAGGATAGTGTGCAGTATCCGGATCGGGTTCGAATCTATTCTCGTGATGGGGAATTGATCACGGAACTGCCGCCCCATGTAGAGAGCCAGAACGATGATGTGAATATGCTGTGTTTTTCGCCCGACGGAAATACGCTCGTGGTTGGTTACGACAAGGGACTGGCACGGGCGCGGGGTTTTCTGGACGACCCGACAAAACTCGACTGGAAACTGGTCCAGGGGCCGACCGAATGGGAAACGCTCTGGTTTTTACGCAAAGCCGTGGATGGCATGGCCTATTCTCCTGATGGCAGGCTGCTGGCAACTTGCGGCTACGATGGTCTGCGGCTGTGGGATGCGGAGACATTTGAACCGATCAAACCGATCCACTACGTGAATATGCCGGCATTAAGGTCGATTGCTTTTTCCCCTTCCGGAAAGCGCATGGCGGCTTGTGGTGTACGCGATCATAATGTGTATGTCTGGAGTATTGATTCTGATGAGAACGACCAGTATTTTGGCCAGCATCCTCCCATCGTGATTCACGGTCATGACAAGACCGTGATTGATATTGCCTTCACTTCAGAAGATGAGTTGTGGACAGCCGGGGCCGAGGGGGCCACGCGGGCCTGGGATTTGAAACGCTGCCAGCCATTTAATACGAAACGTGTCGCCTCAGATTCTGACCAGACCGGGCTCTTCTTTCATCCTGGTCGTCCCGGTTTGATTTTCTGCTGGGAATTACGTGAAAAGACGAATGCTGCTGGCGAGAAAACCTTTTCAGCCGGCAATGCCAGGTTGATGTCTCTGGACAACCTCAAAGTGAGTCTGCCCTGGTCTCCCAAAGGTAAAGAGAGAGACAAACCCAGGGCGGCACGGACGGTCAACGGACAGTGGATGGTGACCTGGAATCCTGACGACAAGAAACTGCAGGTGCAGAATCTGCTCACCGATGAAATCGTTGGTGAATGGGACGTCGATTACATTCGGTCAAAGAAGATGGATATCTCGCTGGATGGCAAGACCGTAGCCTGGGCACAGCCTGCGGAAAATCTGGGTGATGGAAACTGGACTTCTTCGAAGCTGACCATTTTATCCGTCGCACCCGGCAGCCAGCCAGAGACGTTTCAGTACTGGACGGACAGAGGTCAGATTGGCTGGCTGAAGTTGTCCCCGGATGGTACGCGGCTGGCGATCAAAGGCCGGGAGGAAACTGATCTTCTTGATCTGACCCGGTCCCGACCAATGAAAATTCGCAGGCTGAGAAATATTGGCCCGGATCTGTGCGGCGCATTTTCGCATGACGGTAGTCTATTGGCTGTAGGCAGCTGGAATCATGTGATTCGGATTCATGATGGTCAGACGGGGGAGGTCATTCGCAACCTGAATGGACATTCCGGAGGAGTGACCTGCCTGGCTTTTGCCGCTGATGGCAAGGCCCTGGTGACCGGGAGCAGCGACAGTACGATCCGGTTGTGGGATCCAGCTTCGGGAGAACTGCGGACGACATTGAAAGAGCACTATGATTCGGTAGAGTCAGTCGCCATCTCAGAGGATGGCAGGATGATCGCCACTCATGGCAAAGATCACATGGTGCGTTTATGGCAGGGTGCCCGCGGGGCTGATGAAATTCTGACCGACAACTGGGTGGGTGAGTATTACAACACCAAGGGAACCCAGAAACTCAGGAGTGTGCTCTACCGTGAATCGCTGCAGGATTTTCAACGGGCTGTCAGGTTCCTGCCGAAAAAATCATCAGCGCGTCACGCAGCGCTGTTTCGTCTGGCCGCACTCCAGTTTCATTTTGGGAACTTTGATGAATACCGCGCGATTTGTAGAGAAATGACAGCTGAGTATGCCGAGTCGGATGATATGCAGATTATGGAACGTACTGTCAAAATCTGTCTGTTTTCCGATCTTAAGCAATCACCTGAAACACTGGCTGTTGTATCGCGCTTTTCGAAAATGATTTCAGAGAATATGGCCCGGAAAGAGAGCCAGAACAAGGGGGGGGGCTTTTTTGCCAAGTGGAACTACATGGCGCAGGGGATAGCCGAACTTCGTCAGGGAGACTACTCTGCCGCGATGAAATCGTTTCACAAAAGCAATAATCTGATCAAACAGAATGAAGCAAATAAAGTCGTCTACGGTTTAATGGCGAATAACTTCTTTTACCTGGCTATCGCGGCTCATCATGCAGGTCAAACAAAGGATGCTGCCGATTACTACGCCAAAGCCATCATCAAAGGCCGCATCGATGACAGCATTCGCGAGTCTATGATAGAGAACCTGATCATCCTGAATCAGGTGCAGCGGGAAGTGGAGCAGTTGCTGCCGGATAATACCCGCTATCTGAGTTTCATCGAAAGGGCGGGCGAGTTCATGAATTCAGGCAATTATGCTCGTGCCCATGAGGATTTAATGGCTGCCTGGAACAATCTTCCTGAAGGAAGCGACAGCCGAAACAAAGCCGGTTACCAGGTTGCGATCCTGATGGTGCAACTCGGGTTCACAGACGATTACCCCTCTTTTTGCCAGGAACTGATCAAAGACACGGAAAACGCGACCAATCCGTTTCTTCTGGAGCGAACAATCAAAGCCTGCGCGTTCGCGGATGTTGAGTTGTCGGAAGAAATGACTGCAATCATGCAGCGGCATATCAAGTATCTGGCAGATCACAAACAGCAACTTTCTGAGACTTTCCCGCTGTTCCAAAACAGTCCACATGTTCCGCTCAACTGTGGAATCGCAGAATATCGCATGGGTCGTTATGCTCAGGCGGACGAATTCTTGAAAGAAAGTCAAAAAGTCGGCAGTCGGACTGCATATGAGATTTATAAAAAATGGGTGATTGCGACCAGTCTGTACTACAGGGCTCTGGTTGCTAAAAAGGACGGACGTGATGCGGAAGCCAGAATTCTGTTCAAGCGGGCGACATTTATGAGAAAATCGATACCTGCAAATGGTGGTCGCTACACTGGATCGGACTGGATCGTACTGCTGGAGGCCCAACGCGAAGCTGAAAAACTGATCGATTGA
- a CDS encoding DUF4177 domain-containing protein: protein MTSHRILFTAVALIICAAMLISQTPPPVAQAAAVKSAPAWEYKIADASVKLGELETTGEITNARIKAALEQFLNQQGANGWELVAYSGTMAIYKRAVRN, encoded by the coding sequence ATGACATCTCACCGCATCCTGTTCACAGCAGTTGCACTCATCATCTGCGCTGCGATGCTCATTTCGCAAACTCCTCCCCCAGTCGCACAGGCAGCGGCTGTGAAATCCGCACCAGCCTGGGAATACAAAATCGCGGATGCCAGCGTGAAATTAGGGGAGTTGGAAACAACCGGCGAGATCACGAATGCACGCATCAAAGCCGCGCTCGAACAGTTCTTAAACCAACAGGGAGCCAACGGCTGGGAACTCGTCGCGTACTCGGGAACAATGGCGATCTATAAGCGTGCTGTCAGAAATTAA